A genome region from Phoenix dactylifera cultivar Barhee BC4 chromosome 18, palm_55x_up_171113_PBpolish2nd_filt_p, whole genome shotgun sequence includes the following:
- the LOC103723033 gene encoding NADH dehydrogenase [ubiquinone] 1 beta subcomplex subunit 2-like: MAGGGGHEGSTTYRGYAIHRPKRWHVLTGKGLCAIMWFWVLYRAKQDGPVVLGWRHPWEGHEDHSHGHDHGHEASH, from the exons ATGGCCGGCGGCGGGGGGCACGAAGGAAGCACGACGTACAGGGGCTACGCCATCCACCGCCCCAAGCGCTGGCACGTCCTCACCGGCAAGGGCTTGTGCGCCATCATGTG GTTTTGGGTTTTATACAGGGCTAAGCAAGATGGTCCTGTAGTTTTG GGTTGGCGTCATCCTTGGGAGGGGCACGAAGACCACTCTCATGGGCATGACCATGGGCATGAG GCATCTCATTAG